DNA from Brassica napus cultivar Da-Ae chromosome C4, Da-Ae, whole genome shotgun sequence:
GAGCTTCTGCTTCCAGATGTTGGTGAACCGTTTGCAATAACTGGTTCCGCTTCGAGCATTGGTACGTCGATGGATGGGCTCAGACCGGAGCTAGTGACTTGCATTTCAGATGATTCATCGCTGCTCACTGATGTTGATAATTTGTCAGGAGAGATGATGTCCTCCTGTTTCTCGGTTTGatcatcatcgtcttcttctccAACCATAACTTCATCGTCGCTGCTACTGCTGCTGCTATTGTTGGCATTTGAGTTTCCGTTCATGTTAACGTCTTCGCTGAAAGTGTGGTCTTGGAATGTGAACCAGTCCGAGTTTGTGAGCAAGCTGCGGCCAAATAGTTATCCTTATTTTCAGATTAATTGATGTTAAAGAAACGATGAgaacagttgacaaaaaaaaaaaaaaagaaacgatgAGAACAAAGATTATTAAAACGCACCTTCCTTGGTCATCTCCAAGTCTCAACGATGAAATTACTAAATCAGCAGATTCATCGTCAAAGTAAGCATCCTGTATACAACATATGAAGACAGAAAAATGCTTCCAGGCTTCTTATATTAATGTGAAAACCAATACAAAGAGTGAAGAAAGGGGCTTACAGTATCGTCTCTGTCACGAGTATTGTGGTCCTGAAtacagagaaaacaaaagaattagTTTGGTGCCTCGAGTAAATCATTGGAAAAAATGCAAGACAAGCAGCCAAAAAAACACCTCTTCATTATCGTCGTTTCCATAGGTTCTGTAGTTAAATGCTTGGCTCAGATTATTGGCCAGAGCTGCAACATCGTAGTCCCTGTCTTCCTCATCGCTATCCCTTGTTCTATCTTGTAGTGTAGTTGGGCGCCTGCATGTGGCATTAGATTTATAAGCATGACGTGAATATAGGGTCACAATGAGAAATGAGAAGCAACAATACTGACTATGACACTAAGACAGGTCTATTAATCTCCCATTCAAGCACATCCCCGAGTTTTATAAAGACAACTATATGAACCAATCCTTATGAGGATGAAATGACGATAACTTCATGGTTACTAAATTGAGGCCAAGGATGACACAGTGATAAGGGAGAAGAGTTAATGAGAGTACCCGCACGCCCATCTGTACACATTCTCAACAGTGTTGCGCTCTTGCAGAACGCTACTTTGCCACTCCTTCCATTCACTGTTTTCCTGATTATTTCAGGGAGTATAGTACCGTCAGACACACAACGACAGTAGAAAGAAGATCACTAATGATGCTAGAACTCTAATTTGCGAACCAATTACTCACAGAGGATTGTTTGCTTGTAATACTAACCTCAAGAGATGCCTTTATCAAGACACTGGTACCACTCAACTGGACAAGTTTATTCCATAGTCTTGTGATATGTCCAACATATCCAACTCTTGGTGGCTTTTTCCCAGTGGCAGCTACGGTAGGCTGCATATCACAGAGAAAACGTGGCAGACAAATTTGCTTCAACATATAATCATCCAAACAAGAGGACACTAAGGCTATATACCAATAATCGATTAAACAAAAAATCGTATTATACCAGATTATCACCAGAAAGAACAGAGTCTTTGTCTGATGAAAGAATTTTGGATATCAGATTGCAGTCTTTAAGGATATGGTTAATCATTGTTTCGCTCGTATTTTCCAAACAAGAGAGTATAATACTCTCCACTTGGTGATGCAGAGCGTTATTGTATGGGTACCTTCATAAGTTAAAGTATTTAGTTCAAGGAAAATTCAACATCCAGATCAAGAGTTTGAAGTTTAGTAAAACCTTACTCGAAAAATAGTTCAAGGATCCTTTTTATTGTCCCAGAGCTCGCTAATTCTTTCCCAGCAGCTTCATTTCCAGATTTCAACAAAACCGCAATGAATTCTACAATCTGTAAGGAAAATAAATCTAACTGAGCCCTAAACTCAGCACTGTGATTCACAtttgaaaataacaaaacacCATCCAAAAAGCCAACAATTCCTCCTAAGCAGTGCTTAAATTTAGGATCAGACCTTCAGACGATGCTTTCCAAGAGGCGGTCTCAGCTCTCCATACGTTGTAGGTAATACTTTGCTGTCCGACGCTACACTCAGAAGCATAAGCATGTCACCTGCAGCAGAAGACATATAATCTTGTTCATATGAGGACAATGAAGAGACAAGCCTTAATTCGACAAAACTTGCAAGACATAAATCCTACATATCAAACTTAGTGTATGAAGGAATCCCAATAACCATGGAATTAATGAAGTTCCATATCCAGTTATCTACATAAACCAAAATGAAACAGATCCAATAGAATACAACTGAGATATTGAGTAAGCAGAAACTAgacaaataataacaaaaaagtgAGCGTTGTCCATATGATAACTTCCTGTGCATCCAGTCCCATATTATAacaaacgaagaagaaaacaaaaggaaTTTAGTGTTTAATAGCATGGGAAACCAACTTACCGAGCTTTGGTAGCATGGCAATAATAGTCTCCTGGGACACTGGAGCGGGGGATTCAAACATATGTTGACCTCTAAAAGAATTGAAGAAATACGATGAAGCAGCAGATCTCCTCGAATCTAACAGAGAGATGCACACAGTAAGTGAATGAACAATGCCAGATTTTGAATGTGAATCTTCTGTAGCATGACCAAATATCCTTGAAACGAAGCTGCAGAAAGAAGGCAGAAGTTTTACCGTGTCAGACAATTTCATATATCCGCAGTAACCTCAAATCAATGAAACACAAATATGAAAGCAAAGATGACAAACCCAGGGCTAGAGAGTTTTGTAGCTAAAGTTGAAGGAGCATTTCGAGTGATTGCACATAATGTTTCTGCTGCATTTGCCTGAACCTCAGGAGGAGTCTGGTTCAAGTTACagaaggttttaagaaaatggaACCACAATATTACTGTAATAACGACAATATTATCAAtgataaaatgattaaaatccCAATAAACTGCTTTTTTCATCCGGTAGCCTCTCACTATACTAAATTTTAGACCAGGGAGATCTATCAAAAATAAAGCGTCAAGACTCTTTTTCTTTAGGAACAACCtgaatttttattacttactgATTGGTTTAGTTTGTCCACAATCATTTCAAGTAAATCGCTATCAGCCAAGTATTGCATCACATCCGGAAAATTGGGATAGACGTTATCGTCAGCCCCAACCAAGCGAACCAAAACCTATGCAACGTCACAAgaaatttatttgttaagatGAGCAATGAAGTCACACCGAGTTGCAGAGGGTCTCAGACAACCATTTACCTCCATAATGGATGTTATTCCAATTAAATCAACCAGTTGGCTAAACACATTTTGATGCCCCTGAAACCATCAAAAGCAATTTTTAGAAACACAACCAGTGAAAATATCTCCCAAAGCAATCCAAATTTTGATAATGTAATCAAGATTTTTCCTTGCATCAAGTGGAGGTTAAATTTAACCATTTAGTCACACCAAATTGACCCATCACAATGTACTTAccacagaaacaaaaaaaatctactgAGTAGCCAGAAAGAAACCCTTTGTGGACATTACTACTTTCAATTCCAGACATCATTTCAGAGATATTCCATATTGTAATTTAAGAAAGTTTGATCTAACTTTCAGTTCAGCTAAAGCTCAGTCAGTAAACTCACACTCGCTATATACGTACGGGGAGATgctatatttacaaaaatgcaaCAAGATAAACAGTGAtgcaagaaaatataaaaaagaaagacaagaaaCAGATAATCAGCCAATCGAAAGATAAAATGGCATTACTTACTTTTATATAGTTCATAAGTGCTGCAGTCTTTCTGATCATAAGACATATGACAACCTAAACCAAAGAGAGACGTAAGAGCAGAGTTATCAGACCTTAAAATAAgttacacatgcttcttataagtatttaaaaaaaaaaaagagacctTGCCAAAATAGCCAGCCAGCAACGCGCTATGAGGACGACTAGGTTCCAAAAAGGAGAATAGTAAATCCATCAGCTACAAGATAACAGTAGACACGAGAAACGAGATTAGCTAATATACAGAAAATGAAACTGCTTGAGGAAAAGGTTAACACAATGAATGAAAAAACACCTTGTCGTCCTCCACCAAAGTCTTAAGAATAACCTCAATTTCACAAGTGAATATCTCACAAGAGACAAACGGATAcctaagagaagaagaagaagaagaagaagaagaagaagaatccatCACTAGTTAGAAATAAAGCATTGCCAGAAATAGTCAACAGATAAAAAAAAGGAGATAATACTTGAAAGCACGTTTGGAATCAGCATCGTCCTCCTCAGGTTCTTCAACAACATACCGCAAC
Protein-coding regions in this window:
- the LOC106446878 gene encoding serine/threonine-protein phosphatase 6 regulatory subunit 3, encoding MFWKLASLSASSPVDSILDKENYTLEELLDEEEIIQECKALNSRLIHFLRDKAQVEQLLRYVVEEPEEDDADSKRAFKYPFVSCEIFTCEIEVILKTLVEDDKLMDLLFSFLEPSRPHSALLAGYFGKVVICLMIRKTAALMNYIKGHQNVFSQLVDLIGITSIMEVLVRLVGADDNVYPNFPDVMQYLADSDLLEMIVDKLNQSTPPEVQANAAETLCAITRNAPSTLATKLSSPGFVSRIFGHATEDSHSKSGIVHSLTVCISLLDSRRSAASSYFFNSFRGQHMFESPAPVSQETIIAMLPKLGDMLMLLSVASDSKVLPTTYGELRPPLGKHRLKIVEFIAVLLKSGNEAAGKELASSGTIKRILELFFEYPYNNALHHQVESIILSCLENTSETMINHILKDCNLISKILSSDKDSVLSGDNLPTVAATGKKPPRVGYVGHITRLWNKLVQLSGTSVLIKASLEENSEWKEWQSSVLQERNTVENVYRWACGRPTTLQDRTRDSDEEDRDYDVAALANNLSQAFNYRTYGNDDNEEDHNTRDRDDTDAYFDDESADLVISSLRLGDDQGSLLTNSDWFTFQDHTFSEDVNMNGNSNANNSSSSSSDDEVMVGEEDDDDQTEKQEDIISPDKLSTSVSSDESSEMQVTSSGLSPSIDVPMLEAEPVIANGSPTSGSRSSPPPPGVVKALFEEDVEFVGVEAEGTEKAMEQALKEGIVGEAGPLKRSNIVQKVSENESQKENSGVKEFNDANFWRVDQEVAVLE